GGCCAACCGCCGCAAACACACCGTCATCGTCGTCGGCACCGGGCTCGCCGGCGGTTCGGCGGGCGCCACACTCGCCGAACAGGGCTACCACGTCGTCCAGTTCTGCTTCCAGGACTCGCCCCGCCGCGCCCACTCCGTCGCCGCCCAGGGCGGCATCAACGCCGCGAAGAACTACCGCAACGACGGCGACTCCGTGCACCGGCTCTTCTACGACACCGTCAAGGGCGGCGACTTCCGCGCCCGTGAGTCCAACGTCCACCGGCTCGCCCAGATCTCCGTCGAGATCATCGACCAGTGCGTCGCCCAGGGTGTGCCCTTCGCCCGCGAGTACGGCGGACTCCTCGACAACCGCTCCTTCGGCGGCGTACAGGTCTCCCGCACCTTCTACGCGCGCGGCCAGACCGGACAGCAGCTCCTCCTCGGCGCCTACCAGGCACTCGCCCGGCAGATCGCCGCGGGCAACGTCGAACTCCACGCCCGTACCGAGATGCTCGACCTGATCGTCGTCGACGGAAAGGCCCGCGGCATCGTCGCCCGCGACCTGATCACCGGAAGGATCGACACGTACTTCGCCGACGCCGTCGTCCTGGCCAGCGGGGGATACGGCAACGTCTTCTACCTCTCGACGAACGCCATGAACTCCAACGCCACCGCGGTCTGGCGCGCCCACCGCCGCGGCGCGTACTTCGCCAACCCCTGCTTCACCCAGATCCACCCCACCTGCATCCCGCGCACCGGCGACCACCAGTCGAAGCTGACGCTGATGAGCGAGTCGCTGCGCAACGACGGCCGCATCTGGGTGCCGAAGGCGAAGCGTGACGAACGCCCCGCCAACGAGATCCCCGAGGACGAGCGCGACTACTACCTGGAGCGCGTCTACCCCGCCTTCGGCAACCTCGTGCCCCGCGACATCGCCTCCCGCGCCGCGAAGAACGTCTGCGACGAGGGCCGCGGGGTCGGCCCCGGCGGCCAGGGCGTCTACCTCGACTTCGCCGACGCGATCGCCCGTATGGGCAAGGCGAAGGTGGAGGAGAAGTACGGCAACCTCTTCGACA
The Streptomyces sp. NBC_00234 DNA segment above includes these coding regions:
- a CDS encoding fumarate reductase/succinate dehydrogenase flavoprotein subunit; its protein translation is MSDYTQYGTGAPLVDGKAPAGPVADRWDTRRFEAKLVNPANRRKHTVIVVGTGLAGGSAGATLAEQGYHVVQFCFQDSPRRAHSVAAQGGINAAKNYRNDGDSVHRLFYDTVKGGDFRARESNVHRLAQISVEIIDQCVAQGVPFAREYGGLLDNRSFGGVQVSRTFYARGQTGQQLLLGAYQALARQIAAGNVELHARTEMLDLIVVDGKARGIVARDLITGRIDTYFADAVVLASGGYGNVFYLSTNAMNSNATAVWRAHRRGAYFANPCFTQIHPTCIPRTGDHQSKLTLMSESLRNDGRIWVPKAKRDERPANEIPEDERDYYLERVYPAFGNLVPRDIASRAAKNVCDEGRGVGPGGQGVYLDFADAIARMGKAKVEEKYGNLFDMYAQITAENPYETPMRIYPAVHYTMGGLWVDYDLQTTVPGLFAIGEANFSDHGANRLGASALMQGLADGYFVLPSTINDYLARNPHTEEIDDTHPDVAETVAETEDRINLLLSVDGDRTPDSFHREIGELMWEFCGMARTEEGLRKALDRLPQIREEFWRRIKVPGSGEQFNQSLEKANRIVDYLELAELMCLDALHRAESCGGHFREESQTPEGEAARRDEEFSYVAAWEFSGTGDAPVLHKEDLVFEYVHPTQRSYA